A window of the Oryza brachyantha chromosome 5, ObraRS2, whole genome shotgun sequence genome harbors these coding sequences:
- the LOC102719772 gene encoding pentatricopeptide repeat-containing protein At4g14050, mitochondrial, whose translation MLSPAAAAAVRAAAGSPAAVRGAHARLLKKGLAHQRPAPEALVSAYAKSRLLPDALHLFDETPRRNIYFYSSLLAAVAQSESPALAVPILRRMISADALRPDHFVLASVASASARLRSLRLGRQLHGQFVASPYSGDDVVKSSLVDMYCKCGILDDARKVFDSMGAKNTVVWTALVSGYASNGCSDEALQLFWSMPVRNLVAWTALISGLVKTGESVSAVELFVEMRRDDVGIDDAFVMSIVIAGAADLAAFVLGRQLHCSAMRLGFLSSTIVGNALVDMYSKCSDIHSAREVFKGITFHDMIAWTTMVVGEAQHGHAKEALALYDRMVIAGVKPNEVTFVGLIYACSHAGLVQKGREFFESMKRDYGIDPGLQHYTCYLDLLSRSGHLLEAEELITTMPYKPDEAAWGALLSACKKYNDAEMCIRVADKLLELGPKDSSTYILLSNVYAVNRKWDSVAKLRKCMTGLNIRKDPGYSWIEAGREFRLFHAGEVPFDVREEIMGFLDEMVLEMRRRGYVPDTSSVMHDLEENEKELHLFLHSERLAVAFGLIKSLPGSVIRVVKNLRVCVDCHTVMKLISEITQRKIVVRDSSRFHHFKGGKCSCSEFW comes from the coding sequence ATGCtctctccggccgccgccgccgccgtgcgcgccgcggcggggtcgccggcggccgtgcGCGGCGCCCACGCGCGCCTCCTAAAGAAGGGGCTGGCTCACCAACGTCCGGCCCCGGAAGCCCTCGTCTCCGCCTACGCAAagtcccgcctcctccccgacgCCCTCCACCTGTTCGACGAAACCCCGCGCCGGAACATCTACTTCTACTCctcgctcctcgccgccgtcgcacaGTCTGAATCCCCCGCGCTCGCTGTACCGATCCTCCGCCGCATGATCTCCGCCGACGCCCTCCGCCCCGACCACTTCGTCCTCGCCTCTGTCGCCAGCGCCTCCGCCAGGCTCCGCAGCCTCCGCCTTGGTAGGCAGCTGCACGGCCAGTTCGTGGCCTCCCCGTACAGCGGGGATGACGTCGTCAAGTCGTCGCTGGTCGATATGTATTGCAAGTGTGGCATCCTCGACGATGCCAGGAAGGTTTTCGACAGTATGGGTGCCAAGAACACCGTCGTGTGGACTGCTCTTGTTTCCGGGTATGCGTCGAATGGCTGCAGTGACGAGGCTTTGCAGCTATTCTGGAGCATGCCTGTGCGCAACCTGGTTGCATGGACTGCGCTCATCTCAGGGCTGGTGAAGACTGGTGAGAGTGTCAGCGCGGTGGAGCTGTTTGTTGAGATGAGGCGGGATGATGTCGGGATCGATGATGCATTCGTTATGTCGATTGTCATTGCCGGTGCTGCAGACCTGGCTGCTTTTGTGCTGGGCAGGCAGTTGCATTGTTCCGCCATGAGGCTTGGGTTCCTGTCCAGCACGATTGTTGGGAATGCACTGGTTGACATGTACTCGAAATGCAGTGACATACACTCTGCTAGAGAAGTATTTAAGGGGATCACATTCCATGACATGATTGCATGGACAACAATGGTCGTTGGAGAAGCACAGCATGGTCATGCTAAGGAGGCATTAGCTCTTTATGACAGGATGGTTATTGCAGGAGTGAAGCCCAATGAGGTGACCTTTGTTGGGTTGATCTATGCTTGTAGTCATGCTGGTCTTGTTCAAAAAGGGCGAGAGTTTTTTGAGTCCATGAAGCGTGATTATGGCATCGATCCTGGGTTGCAGCATTACACATGTTATCTCGATCTTCTTAGTCGCTCAGGCCATTTATTGGAAGCTGAAGAGCTCATCACTACGATGCCATATAAGCCTGATGAAGCTGCTTGGGGGGCACTATTGAGTGCATGCAAGAAGTATAATGATGCTGAAATGTGTATCAGGGTTGCTGATAAGCTACTAGAGCTGGGGCCAAAAGATTCTTCCACATATATCTTGTTATCTAATGTCTATGCAGTGAACAGAAAGTGGGATTCTGTAGCCAAGCTTAGGAAATGTATGACTGGACTGAATATAAGAAAAGATCCAGGGTATAGCTGGATTGAAGCTGGAAGAGAATTCCGTCTGTTTCATGCTGGGGAAGTGCCATTTGATGTAAGGGAAGAAATTATGGGTTTTCTTGACGAAATGGTATTGGAGATGCGCAGGAGGGGTTATGTTCCTGATACTAGTTCTGTGATGCATGACTTGGAAGAGAATGAAAAGGAGCTCCATCTCTTCTTGCACAGTGAGAGATTGGCTGTTGCTTTTGGATTAATCAAGTCTCTGCCAGGGTCAGTGATCCGGGTGGTGAAGAACCTTCGGGTCTGTGTGGACTGCCATACAGTAATGAAGTTAATTAGTGAAATAACCCAAAGAAAGATTGTCGTGCGAGATTCTAGTCGTTTTCACCATTTTAAAGGTGGAAAATGCTCTTGTAGTGAATTCTGGTAG